The genome window TTAACCATGCTCGACCCCTTCACCTGCAGGGCAAACAGGTCCTCTGTTCTGCCGAACAATTCCTTCAAGCCCAGCCGGTCATCCTGTTCGCTCGGTTCAATCCCGTATCCGGCACAGACCGCCCCTGCCAGAGGAATCGACGACGTTTCGTCCAGACAACCCCGGGATGCGGCTTCCGCCGCTTCAGGCTGCCGAACCCGCGCGAGAAGCTGCCGACCCCGTTCGGTCAAGCGTAAAGAGCGTGCCTTCCCGGCTGCGGTTCGTACGATGAGTTTGGCGGCGGCGAGGGCTGCCAGATGCTCGTGAACGGTGGGCCGGCTTGCGTGAAGTCTTTCGGATAACTCGGCAATCGTCGCCGAATAACCATGTCTGTCCTGAAACTCCGCCGCCGCTCGAAGTACGTCGAGCTGCCGGGGTGTAATCCCAGACATCTCCATTCTGCTCATCGGAACGTTTCTCCTCAAATGTGCATCCGGACTGCTGCAGGGCCGGCGGAAATGCCGAAAGCGGCAGGGCTGCCTCCCGAGCCAACTCTTCCATCAATTTGCCGTCCAGCGGAGAGCCGAGCAGACGGTTCAGCAGGGCCAGCACTTTCCCAATCGGGTTTGTCAGGGGTTCTGATTCAGAGGCCGCCGGAGCACAAGGTGCGGGCCATTCCACAACAAAATCCCCGCCCGGACCGAATTTGCACACCGGAATCTGCGAATCATCCAATCGTTTGACTTCCATGTCCCGCTTCTCCTAACCAACATGTTCAGGTCTGCTTTATATCGGCAAAGAGCGGCCTAAAACCCGAACAAAAACCGAACAAACAGAAAAAATCGTCTTAACTGTCTGTATAAATGCCGGTTAGGGAAGGGAGAAAATTTTGCGGCATAATCCGGCAACAAAAAAACCGCCCGTACTTCGCAGAAGGAGGAGGAAGTCGGTGAACTTCCCAGGGCTACTTGAACGTACGGGCGGCAGAAGGAGCTTTCGTTATTAATCCCAAAAACGAATCTATCAAAGAACTTTTACTACCTTCTTATACGCCCCAGAGAAAAATTTGTCAAGCCATTCCTTGAAAAAAAGTGAAAAAATCACAAAAAAATAAAATCCATCCAGAAAAATGCTGAAAATGAGACAGGAAAAACAACGAATTCTGTCTATTTTAATGCGTTTTCTTGCTTAATATAAATCCCAGATTTCCATAGACTTACAAAATAGGCAAGTGCACGGAAAGCATTTTTTTAACGCACCCTGACCAAAAGACGCTTATCCACGCCGCTTTCCCCCAAATATTTGGTCAATTCCAAAAGATATCGCTGACCGTCCTGCCAATATCCGGCTGTCGGGCGAATCTGGCCGCAAATCTCTGAAAAATAGGCATTTATATTATCCATCATCAGTTCTCGAACCAATTTGGCCGCCATAGAAGCCAGACTGACCGGCAGATATTTTTCATCCGCCCCGGCCGTAAAATGCAGCCGCATCGTCCCTTCCTCCGACCGGAGCTGATAACTGCTCAGCTCGTCGCTCTCCTTCAGAATAGTCAATTCCATCTGCGGAAACATGCGCTGAAGCTCGGAGCGGTACCGCAGACGTCCGCCCTGCCGGTCAATCAGAAACTGAACGACCTTGCCGGAGGAACGGCTTTTTTGAAACACCGTGTCAATCAGACAGCACAGCTGACCAAACAAAACACGGGCCTTGTTTTTGACCAAACCGATTTGGCGATTGTATTCGGCC of Anaerohalosphaeraceae bacterium contains these proteins:
- the lexA gene encoding transcriptional repressor LexA encodes the protein MSRMEMSGITPRQLDVLRAAAEFQDRHGYSATIAELSERLHASRPTVHEHLAALAAAKLIVRTAAGKARSLRLTERGRQLLARVRQPEAAEAASRGCLDETSSIPLAGAVCAGYGIEPSEQDDRLGLKELFGRTEDLFALQVKGSSMVNAGIQDGDYVICRRQSVAENGQVVAALVDGERAVLKRFFLEPSAVRLNAENDAFEPIYSRDCRIEGVVVGVIRRL